One window from the genome of Chroogloeocystis siderophila 5.2 s.c.1 encodes:
- a CDS encoding helix-turn-helix domain-containing protein, with product MGLVRLRIQEFADKQGWNIKEVSDRSGVPYGTVKTYMRLPERATVDLTALCKLARAFDVLMEDLFEVVED from the coding sequence ATGGGTTTGGTAAGGTTAAGAATTCAAGAATTTGCTGACAAACAAGGCTGGAACATCAAAGAAGTTTCCGACCGCTCAGGGGTGCCTTATGGCACAGTGAAAACTTATATGCGCTTACCAGAAAGAGCAACGGTTGACCTAACTGCGCTCTGTAAACTGGCTAGGGCGTTTGATGTTTTAATGGAAGATTTATTTGAGGTAGTGGAAGATTAA
- a CDS encoding DUF58 domain-containing protein, protein MSINKQIADWLESRWVTPAYSGWVLIGVTSCFFGAAVNTMAGWLYVFSGLGFALLGIAAILPVRSLRGIKIRRAAIQPVSAGEALTVEIEIANETAHPKSLLQIQDSLAFVLGKPVQAPIEVIPPHQSYTWVYRHPTQQRGVYRWHTIQLRTAAPVGLFWCRRQQEIPATAVIYPTVLPLTTYPIIDSVGQENHAKSYNQQQRVRSATEGLTRSLRPYRTGDPLRLIHWRTSARYGEFRVRELELTIEGRELVICLDSAGIWEEDSFEQAVIAAASLYFYAQKQQLNVQLWTAATGLVQGNRTVLHALAATHFNEVQVANLPQSRLVWLSQNPSSLKTISPDSYWILWGDDSTVNHNSFGIVIDKDQSLPSQLQQVVRVGRLLVE, encoded by the coding sequence ATGAGCATAAATAAGCAAATTGCTGACTGGCTAGAGTCGCGTTGGGTCACACCAGCTTACAGTGGTTGGGTACTTATTGGCGTCACTAGCTGTTTTTTTGGTGCTGCCGTGAATACAATGGCAGGGTGGCTGTATGTTTTCAGTGGCTTGGGTTTTGCATTGTTAGGAATCGCCGCGATTTTACCTGTGAGATCGCTTCGCGGTATCAAAATCCGTCGTGCTGCAATTCAACCCGTCAGCGCTGGCGAAGCATTAACGGTAGAAATTGAAATCGCTAATGAGACAGCCCACCCTAAGAGTTTACTGCAAATTCAAGACTCACTAGCTTTTGTTTTAGGTAAACCAGTCCAAGCACCAATTGAAGTCATTCCACCGCATCAAAGTTACACCTGGGTATATCGTCACCCCACACAACAGCGAGGTGTTTACCGTTGGCATACAATACAATTACGAACCGCTGCACCTGTAGGATTGTTTTGGTGTCGCCGTCAGCAAGAAATACCTGCTACAGCCGTTATCTATCCTACGGTTTTACCATTAACAACGTATCCGATTATTGATAGCGTTGGTCAAGAGAATCATGCTAAGTCGTATAACCAACAACAGCGCGTGCGATCGGCGACTGAAGGATTAACGCGATCGCTTCGTCCTTATCGTACTGGAGATCCTTTACGTTTAATTCATTGGCGCACAAGTGCTCGTTATGGCGAATTTCGCGTCAGAGAATTAGAATTAACGATTGAAGGACGCGAACTTGTGATTTGCTTAGACAGCGCTGGAATTTGGGAAGAAGATAGTTTTGAACAAGCAGTTATTGCTGCGGCATCTTTGTATTTTTACGCACAAAAGCAACAACTAAATGTCCAACTTTGGACTGCTGCAACAGGTTTAGTGCAAGGAAATCGAACTGTTTTACACGCTTTGGCTGCAACGCATTTTAATGAAGTGCAAGTAGCAAATTTACCTCAAAGTCGTCTTGTTTGGTTGAGTCAAAATCCATCAAGTTTGAAGACAATTTCTCCTGATAGTTATTGGATACTATGGGGGGATGATTCAACAGTTAATCATAATTCTTTTGGTATTGTCATTGATAAAGATCAGTCATTGCCATCTCAATTACAGCAGGTTGTGCGAGTAGGGCGTCTTCTCGTAGAGTAG
- the typA gene encoding translational GTPase TypA, producing MTLPIRNVAIIAHVDHGKTTLVDALLRQSGIFREGEDIPDCVMDSNALERERGITILAKNTAVSYKDTLINIVDTPGHADFGGEVERVLGMVDGCILIVDANEGPMPQTRFVLKKALEKGLRPIVVVNKIDRPQADPHGAVDKVLDLFIELGADDDQCDFPYLFASGLEGYAKEDLEAEGVDMQPLFEAILHHVPPPVGDPNKPLQLQVTTLDYSEYLGRIVIGRIHNGTIRMGQQAALITETGDIVKAKVTKLMGFEGLKRIEMQEATAGNIIAVAGFANANIGETITCPNEPQALPLIKVDEPTLQMTFSVNDSPFAGQEGNFVTSRQLRDRLFRELETNVALRIEETDSPDKFLVSGRGELHLGILIETMRREGYEFQVSQPQVIYREVNGQPCEPYEYLVLDVPEDGVGGCIERLGQRRGEMQDMQVGGNGRTQLEFVIPARGLVGFRGEFMRLTRGDGIMNHSFLDYRPLSGEIEARRNGVLIAFEEGTATFYAMKNAEDRGVFFITPGTKVYKGMIVGEHNRPQDLELNVCKTKQLTNHRASSGEELVQLQAPMEMSLERALEYISADELVEVTPQSIRLRKMAKKLAKR from the coding sequence ATGACGCTCCCTATTCGTAACGTCGCCATTATTGCCCACGTTGACCACGGCAAAACAACCCTGGTTGACGCTTTGCTTCGACAATCTGGTATTTTTCGCGAAGGGGAAGACATTCCAGACTGCGTCATGGACTCTAACGCCTTGGAAAGAGAACGGGGAATTACAATTTTGGCAAAAAACACAGCAGTTAGCTACAAAGACACGCTGATTAACATTGTTGATACTCCTGGACACGCAGATTTTGGCGGAGAAGTTGAACGCGTTCTGGGGATGGTTGATGGCTGTATCCTGATTGTGGATGCGAACGAAGGACCCATGCCACAAACCCGCTTTGTCTTGAAAAAAGCACTAGAAAAAGGCTTACGTCCGATTGTTGTCGTCAACAAAATTGACCGTCCGCAAGCTGATCCACACGGCGCAGTCGATAAAGTCTTGGATTTATTTATCGAATTAGGCGCAGACGACGATCAGTGTGACTTCCCTTATTTATTCGCCTCTGGTTTAGAAGGTTATGCCAAAGAAGACTTAGAAGCTGAAGGGGTAGATATGCAACCCTTATTTGAAGCAATTCTGCATCATGTACCACCACCAGTAGGCGATCCGAATAAACCTCTACAATTGCAAGTCACAACCTTAGATTATTCGGAATACCTAGGACGAATCGTCATTGGTCGAATTCACAACGGTACAATCCGCATGGGTCAACAAGCGGCTTTAATTACCGAAACAGGCGATATTGTCAAAGCCAAAGTCACTAAGTTAATGGGTTTTGAAGGACTTAAGCGCATTGAAATGCAAGAAGCAACTGCAGGAAATATTATTGCAGTTGCAGGATTTGCTAATGCAAACATTGGCGAAACTATTACCTGTCCCAACGAACCGCAGGCGCTACCACTGATTAAAGTCGATGAACCTACATTACAAATGACTTTCTCAGTGAATGATTCGCCATTTGCTGGACAAGAAGGAAATTTTGTCACTTCTCGACAATTACGCGATCGCCTATTCCGCGAACTAGAAACAAACGTAGCCCTGCGCATTGAAGAAACTGACTCACCCGATAAATTCTTAGTTTCTGGTCGAGGTGAATTACACTTGGGAATTCTCATTGAAACGATGCGACGTGAAGGTTACGAGTTTCAAGTTTCCCAACCACAAGTTATTTACCGCGAAGTCAACGGACAACCCTGCGAACCTTACGAGTACTTAGTGCTAGATGTTCCTGAAGACGGCGTAGGCGGCTGTATCGAACGCCTCGGACAGCGTCGCGGTGAAATGCAAGATATGCAAGTTGGTGGTAATGGTCGCACTCAGTTAGAATTTGTGATTCCGGCGCGGGGCTTGGTCGGTTTTCGCGGTGAATTCATGCGTCTGACGCGCGGTGATGGCATTATGAACCATAGCTTCCTTGATTACCGCCCACTCAGCGGCGAAATTGAAGCGCGGCGTAACGGTGTCTTAATCGCGTTTGAAGAAGGTACCGCAACTTTCTACGCGATGAAAAATGCCGAAGATCGCGGCGTCTTCTTTATCACTCCAGGTACTAAAGTTTATAAGGGAATGATTGTTGGCGAACACAACCGTCCACAAGATTTAGAACTTAATGTTTGTAAGACAAAACAACTCACAAACCATCGTGCTTCTAGCGGTGAAGAATTAGTTCAGTTGCAAGCACCAATGGAAATGAGCTTAGAACGCGCTTTAGAGTATATTAGTGCTGATGAATTAGTCGAAGTCACACCACAATCGATTCGTCTGCGGAAAATGGCAAAAAAACTTGCCAAGCGTTGA